Below is a genomic region from Granulibacter bethesdensis CGDNIH1.
TCCCGGATCCTATGCAGATACAATCACAGCAACTGTCAATTTCTAAAAATATTATTTTTAGTTTTTGTAGGAGAAATCATCAAAATTTGTGGTGATTTTTTGTTTTAACACTGCCAAAATCCCTGAGATATTGATGCTGATATTTAATTTTAAACAAACAGCTGCTGTCTTTAGAATATGTCTGACTTTATTTTGTCTATTGACAGTCAGCAGTAAGATTTATGCGCAGGGAATCAGCATTACGCCTGTCAGCATATCATTAGCTTCAGGGCAAATGACCTCCATGGTGACATTAACGAATTCAGGAGATGCGGACCTGTCATTTCAAGTCCGTAGCTTTAAGTGGGATTCGTCCCCAGAAGCCCCCTATCATCTTACACCGACAGATCAACTTTTGGTCAGCCCACCACTTGGCACCATTCCACCGCATAACAGTCAGATAATACGTATTGTGTTACGCCGGGCCGCAACCACCACTGAAAACAGCTATCGGATTCTGATTGACCAAATCCCTGCCCCAGGCACAGCCGGTATAGTCAATGTCGCTATACGTCTGTCTATCCCATTGTTTGCAGCCCCACCATCACCCGTCAGCCCACATCTGCAATGGTCCATTGAACGATCCACTGCAGGAACTTTTCTCATTGCTTTTAATACAGGAGGAAAACATCTGAAAATTTATGATGTTTCCCTGTCCAATGGCAAAAAAAATATAAAAATCAAAGTAGAAATATCCCCTTACATTCTTCCGCACACAGCACAAAAATGGAAAATACCTGATAATATTGAAAATACTGGGCAAATAATTATTTTAGGAAAATCAAATGAAGGAGATTTCAAAGAAAAAGTATAATTTTATGTATTGGGTGAATATTATGGGTTTATTTATTTTATCATTTTTAATTTTTACGTTTTCATTTAATACAATTGCATTTTCTGCAGACATGCAACTCCTGTTGGATGTTATCATCAATGGCAACAAAATACAAAAAATTGGCGAATTCGTAGAGAAAAATAACACATTATATGCTTCCGGCAAGGAATTAACAGAACTGGGGATCAAAATTGGTCCATCTTCCCAAACCGGTAAACTGTTAGCACTTAAAAATCTGGATGGAATAAAGTTCACGCTTAATCAATCTACACAGACCATCCATATCATCGCGGAAGAAAATGCATTGCTTCCGGCCTTGCTGACAGCATCTCCTACAGCACGATCCGATATGTATCAGGGAAGCACCGGTTTTAACCTGTCTTATGATATTCAGGGATCCATGACGGGCAATGTTCCTTACGGGACCGGATCATTCACCGCGCGTGCGTTCTCGCATCACAGTCTCTTCTCATCATCTCAGACTGTTTACGCTGGCCTTGGGCCTGCGGGCGCAGGATCGGTTTCTGTCATCCGCCAGGACACCACCTATACTTATTCAAATCCACAGACGTTAAAGCGATATCGTTTTGGTGATGTTATCGGTGGCAGTTTACTTTGGACACGCCCAATAAAGCTGGGGGGCATTCAAATCGCCACGGATTTCTCCATGCGACCTGAAAATCTGCCGTTTCCTGTTCCATCGGTAGCAGGGTTGGCAAATGGCCCATCAAGGATCAACGTATTGATGAATGGGCTACCAATTTTCAATCAGCAGATTTCCAGTGGGCCTTTTGAGATTTCTCGCCTTCCGGTCATGACCGGTGCATCAGAACTAACCAGCATCATAACCGGCTTAAACGGCCAGCGGACGACGACCACGATACCTTTCTATGCAAGCCCGTTGCTGCTGAAAAAAAACCTGTCTTCGCTATCAGCCGAAGCAGGGTTTCTCAGGCGTTATTGGGGAACCTTGTATTCTGAGTATGATAATTTTGCGGGATCTGCGACCTACCGCTACGGTATTTCCTCACGCCTGACATTGGAAGGGCATGTGGAAGCATCTCAAAAAGTGATCGAGACAGGCATTGGCACTGATTGGAACTGTTTTAACCTTGGTATCGTCAGCATGACAATAGCAGGCAGCAATGCTGGCGGTGGATCAGGCACACAGGAATCAATCGGATTTCAAAGAAATGGACGGCACCTTAGTTTTGGATTCTCGGAGCTGATCAGCGATGCGAAATTCCGTGATCTGGCCCGTCTGACGGGCAGCCCAGTCCCCAAAAAACAGTTGAACGCCTATATCGGATACTCATTTCAAGGATTGGGTTCAATTAATCTTAGTTATAATCAAACCAGCCTCTACAGCATGCCGATTTCATTAAGTTATTATGTTCCACCAGGAACTTTCAATACCAGCAACATGCCCGTACCTGGTACCACGATAACAACCGCTGATAGTGGATTGATAACGTTACAACCAGCACAAAAGACCGAGATTTTGTCGATCAACTATTCTTTACAGCTCGGTAAGGTCTCCCTGTATGCAACAGCCTTCAACGCAATATCGGGCGGAGGGGGATATGGAGCTTTCTTTGGCATCAGCATTCCTCTGGGCAATCGATCATCAGCTTCGGTAAACAGTGGAGCAGGCCAAACACGACCTTATCAGCAGATCCAGGTTAACCAGACGGCCAATGTACCAGGAGATTTTGGCTACCAGTTGAATATGTCTCATGGCAACCAGAGTATCCAGAACGGCACAGTAAATTATAAATCCAGAATTGGGACAATCTACGGTGGTATAGATCATATTGGGTCCACCACAACTTATCGCGGGGAAATACAAGGTGCCATTTCTTATATAAATGGCGGATTTTTCCTTTCAAATCAAATATTTGATAGCTTTGCTGTCGTGGATACAAGTGGTCTTCCCAATATCCATGTCTACAGTAATAATCGACCGATGGGACAAACTGACAGCAACGGCCTGTTGCTGCTGCCTGACTTAAACTCCTTTACCGATAATAAAATTTCTATCGATCCCGGCGACGTGCCTCTCGACGCAGATCTAGCGAGCATCAATTATACGGTAAGGCCGATGGATCATACTGGTGTGTTGATACCATTCCACATTAAAACAATCACGTCAGCACTCATCCACCTTGTGACCCCGGATGGTATGCCTTTATCATTGGGAAGCTCCGTACAGTCTACGCCTCCCTCACCTATTGGGTATGATGGAAGTGCCTATTTGACCGGCCTGAAACCTGGGACCAACAGGATAAAAATCCTGCTTTCCAATGGCCAAAAATGCTACGCTTCCTTTAATTATGTTTTTGTACCTGCTACGATTCCTACGATTGGTCCTATCCCCTGCACACAACAGTGATATCATGATAAAGCTACGATATCTTAAGGCAGCTCCATTGATCCTCTTTGCTGTTCTTGCACTCTTTCCAAAATCATCGATGGCCCAATGCATAGTATCAGTCAGCAATTTGAATTTCGGAGTTTATGATCCATTCTCTTCAACCCCGGCCAATACATCATCCAATATTAATGTCACATCATGCCCTATATTATTTGGATCCTATAGCGTCGGCCTCAATACAGGTCAGAATGCAGGTGGATCATATAATAATAGGTCAATGAGATATAACTCACAAAGACTTCAATATCAAATATATACTTCAAATGACCGTTCAAATATATGGGGGAATAATAGCCAAGGAACAGTCATGCAATATGGATATTGTTATTTTTTTGCTTGCAATAATTCTTTTACCATGTATGGCGTTATTCCACGTTACCAAAATGTATCTCCAGGATTCTATTCCGATACCGTTGTTGTGACGATAACTTATTGATTTTTTGAAAAATTAGACGTTGTAGGATATATATTCTTGGCAATTAGGATCCACTTCATATCTCAAGTCACTGTTATCCTGGTAGCGAGCATTTTCGGCTTGGGATACAGCCTGAGCGCAGCTTTAATTGCCCTCCAGCTGGATGAGGCCGGGGCAAGTAGCCTGAGCATTGGTCTGAATGCTGCTATGCATGCCGTCGGTGTGCTGATCACTGCCATGCTTCTTCCTCGCTTCAGTGCCCGGTTCGGTATGCGCTGTATGCTGCTGCTTTCTCTTCTGGCGACGACGATTATTCTAATCCTGTTTCCGCTGATGCCATGGAGCTGGACTTGGTTCCCCCTCCGTCTGGGACTAGGGGTTGCAACCGAGATTCTGTTTGTCCTTTCCGAAACATGGACCAACCAGCTTTGCGACGATACCTCCCGCGGGAAGGTCATGGCTTTTTATATGACCGCCATGTCGAGCGGATTTGCAGCCGGTCCCCTGCTGTTGTCCGCTACCGGAACACAAGGCTTTGCGCCATGGCTGGCAGGAGGGGCATTGTCACTGCTGGCCGCGGTGCTCCTGATGCTTGGCACGACGACACCACCGCCCGCGCCACACAATGGACATGGTGGTTTTCTCCATTATCTCCGCCTTGCCCCCGTTGCCCTTTTCAGCACTGCCCTCAATGCAGGGGTGGAGGCCGCCGGGATGTCGTTCCTTCCTCTCTATGCCATGAGTGCCGGATGGGGCGAAAATGGCGCAACCCAGCTTTTATCGACACTGATGCTCGGCGCGATCGCGCTCCAGCTGCCGATCGGATGGCTTGCTGACCGGATGCCACGGGAGAAACTGATTCTTCATCTTGCCCTGATCGCCGGCATCGGTGCCCTTGCCTGGCCGTGGTTAATCAGCCTTGGTGTAATCGCCTATATCGCCCTGTTTGTATGGGGCGGAGTTTTCGTAGGTATTTACACCGTGACCCTGACCCTGATTGGCAGCCGATTCTCCGGCAGCGACCTGGTGGGGCTGTATGCGGCAGCGGGGCTCGCCTGGGGCGTGGGAGCACTGCTGGGACCATCGGCAGTCGGGGCCGCCAACATCCTGACAGCCCAAGGCCTTCCAGTCGTCACTGCGGCCTCCTGCCTGATTTTTGCCGTATTCATACGCCGTTATGTTTACCGACCGGCCTCGTGACCAAATCTCATAACCAGCCATCCCTCATTACAAAACCATTATTATAACAAGAAAAGAATGGCAGTTATTGAGCAAACTGAGTCAGGTTGCTAAAAAAACGGATGTTCCTGCTTTTTCAAGCTGGCAATCTTGCCTCCAGCCTTCATGGCCGGGACCATAATTGACGATATCTGATTGGCTTTATGAATTTGCCCAGTCGCAAGCCAGTTGGATGATAAGGAACGTTCATGATCAGATTAATATTGCTTTTGCTTGGTGCCGGTATCGTCAAGCGGCGCTGGCGTTTTCTGCTGACATTGGGAATTTTATGGGCCGGTTGCGGCGTGTTTCTGGCGTTTGATGCGCTGGACGAACATTACGTCATTCCGGTGCGCTATCTCGGTTACGTCATGATCATCGAGGGGCTGGCCACAGCCTCCTCTGCATCCGCGGCCACTGGCACGGCGCAGCGGTTGAGGTGGTTCAAGGCACTTTCTCTGTTCATGATCGGGGGGCTTGCCGCGCTGAATCACCACCATGCTAATCTGGTCCTTGCCATT
It encodes:
- a CDS encoding fimbrial biogenesis chaperone codes for the protein MLIFNFKQTAAVFRICLTLFCLLTVSSKIYAQGISITPVSISLASGQMTSMVTLTNSGDADLSFQVRSFKWDSSPEAPYHLTPTDQLLVSPPLGTIPPHNSQIIRIVLRRAATTTENSYRILIDQIPAPGTAGIVNVAIRLSIPLFAAPPSPVSPHLQWSIERSTAGTFLIAFNTGGKHLKIYDVSLSNGKKNIKIKVEISPYILPHTAQKWKIPDNIENTGQIIILGKSNEGDFKEKV
- a CDS encoding fimbria/pilus outer membrane usher protein, yielding MKEISKKKYNFMYWVNIMGLFILSFLIFTFSFNTIAFSADMQLLLDVIINGNKIQKIGEFVEKNNTLYASGKELTELGIKIGPSSQTGKLLALKNLDGIKFTLNQSTQTIHIIAEENALLPALLTASPTARSDMYQGSTGFNLSYDIQGSMTGNVPYGTGSFTARAFSHHSLFSSSQTVYAGLGPAGAGSVSVIRQDTTYTYSNPQTLKRYRFGDVIGGSLLWTRPIKLGGIQIATDFSMRPENLPFPVPSVAGLANGPSRINVLMNGLPIFNQQISSGPFEISRLPVMTGASELTSIITGLNGQRTTTTIPFYASPLLLKKNLSSLSAEAGFLRRYWGTLYSEYDNFAGSATYRYGISSRLTLEGHVEASQKVIETGIGTDWNCFNLGIVSMTIAGSNAGGGSGTQESIGFQRNGRHLSFGFSELISDAKFRDLARLTGSPVPKKQLNAYIGYSFQGLGSINLSYNQTSLYSMPISLSYYVPPGTFNTSNMPVPGTTITTADSGLITLQPAQKTEILSINYSLQLGKVSLYATAFNAISGGGGYGAFFGISIPLGNRSSASVNSGAGQTRPYQQIQVNQTANVPGDFGYQLNMSHGNQSIQNGTVNYKSRIGTIYGGIDHIGSTTTYRGEIQGAISYINGGFFLSNQIFDSFAVVDTSGLPNIHVYSNNRPMGQTDSNGLLLLPDLNSFTDNKISIDPGDVPLDADLASINYTVRPMDHTGVLIPFHIKTITSALIHLVTPDGMPLSLGSSVQSTPPSPIGYDGSAYLTGLKPGTNRIKILLSNGQKCYASFNYVFVPATIPTIGPIPCTQQ
- a CDS encoding Csu type fimbrial protein; the encoded protein is MAQCIVSVSNLNFGVYDPFSSTPANTSSNINVTSCPILFGSYSVGLNTGQNAGGSYNNRSMRYNSQRLQYQIYTSNDRSNIWGNNSQGTVMQYGYCYFFACNNSFTMYGVIPRYQNVSPGFYSDTVVVTITY
- a CDS encoding MFS transporter encodes the protein MAIRIHFISQVTVILVASIFGLGYSLSAALIALQLDEAGASSLSIGLNAAMHAVGVLITAMLLPRFSARFGMRCMLLLSLLATTIILILFPLMPWSWTWFPLRLGLGVATEILFVLSETWTNQLCDDTSRGKVMAFYMTAMSSGFAAGPLLLSATGTQGFAPWLAGGALSLLAAVLLMLGTTTPPPAPHNGHGGFLHYLRLAPVALFSTALNAGVEAAGMSFLPLYAMSAGWGENGATQLLSTLMLGAIALQLPIGWLADRMPREKLILHLALIAGIGALAWPWLISLGVIAYIALFVWGGVFVGIYTVTLTLIGSRFSGSDLVGLYAAAGLAWGVGALLGPSAVGAANILTAQGLPVVTAASCLIFAVFIRRYVYRPAS